The following coding sequences lie in one Aythya fuligula isolate bAytFul2 chromosome 17, bAytFul2.pri, whole genome shotgun sequence genomic window:
- the TCHP gene encoding trichoplein keratin filament-binding protein produces the protein MATAAARRRAMWLREARARAAEREERGRQQWERAGRCFARAALCSSKQARWSEPRALPASSQEARREELERRRERLRRLLAEESEELEAELRELRREPGEALRERSGALRAARERRGREVAERLLHEHWRQNSAELREVESELHRRHVVEAWGDQLKQKKQQEATEREEKKRYENKYEIARREALERMRQEEEKRRLEEKKQAEILLQQIEELKLQETEATKLKKEQENLLKQRWELEKLEEERKQMEEHRKKIELGRFLRHQCNAQLKRRAQQIQEELETDRQILLALLEKEDEDQHRQSARRERAVADVAWMKRVIEEQLQLEKEREAELQTIFREEAKKVWEKREEEWEREKVARDRLMNEVLAGRQRQIQEKMELNRRAQEESVKYREQLIRELEEAKELTRREREQEKELQTARRQELEAQVTERRLQEQEEQERQREEEEEERSLRQRCEELVRQEARRMAERGYRSRLYGYPKAAWT, from the exons atggcaacggcCGCGGCCCGGCGGCGGGCGATGTGGCTGCGGGAGGCCCGGGCCCGTGCGGCGGAGcgggaggagcggggccggcagcAGTGGGAGCGGGCCGGACGCTGCTTCGCCCGGGCCGCGCTCTGCAGCTCCAAGCAGGCTCGGTGGAGCGAGCCGCGGGCCCTCCCGGCCAG CTCGCAGGAGGCCCGGcgggaggagctggagcggcgGCGGGAGCGGCTGAGGCGGCTGCTGGCCGAGGAGAGCGAGGAGCTGGAGGCcgagctgagggagctgaggcGGGAGCCCGGCGAGGCGCTgcgggagcggagcggggcgctGCGGGCAGCACgagagcggcggggccgggag GTCGCCGAGCGGCTGCTGCACGAGCACTGGAGGCAGAACAGCGCCGAGCTGCGGGAG GTGGAGTCGGAGCTGCACAGGAGGCACGTTGTGGAGGCTTGGGGTGATCagctaaagcaaaaaaagcag CAAGAAGCAACTGAACGAGAAGAGAAAAAGCGCTACGAAAACAAGTATGAAATTGCACGAAGGGAAGCTCTGGAGAGAATGAGACAAGAGGAAGAGAAGCGTCggctggaagagaagaagcaaGCAGAGATATTGCTTCAGCAGATAGAAGAACTGAAACTACAGGAGACAGAG gcaacaaagctgaaaaaagagcaagagaatTTATTAAAGCAACGGTGGGAGCTTGAAAAattagaagaagaaaggaaacaaatggaAGAGCACCGGAAGAAGATTGAGCTTGG ccgTTTTTTGAGGCATCAGTGTAATGCCCAGTTGAAGAGACGAGCCCAGCAGATACAGGAGGAGCTG GAAACAGACAGACAAATCTTGTTAGCCCTCCTCGAGAAAGAAGATGAGGATCAGCACCGCCAGTCAGCGAGACGAGAACGAGCTGTCGCAGACGTTGCCTGGATGAAACGTGTCATTGAGGAACAGCTCCAGCtagagaaggagagggaggcgGAGCTCCAGACTATTTTTAG AGAAGAAGCTAAAAAAGTctgggagaagagggaagaagaatgggaaagagagaAGGTGGCCAGAGATCGCCTGATGAATGAG GTCCTTGCAGGCAGACAGCGCCAGATCCAAGAGAAGATGGAGTTAAACAGACGGGCCCAAGAAGAGTCTGTAAAGTATCGGGAGCAACTGATCAGAGAACTTGAGGAGGCAAAGGAACTGACAAGGCgagagagagaacaagagaAGGAACTGCAGACGGCTCGCAGACAGGAATTGGAAGCTCAg GTGACAGAACGCCGCTTACAAGAGCAAGAGGAGCAGGAGCggcagagggaggaggaggaggaggagcgcTCCCTCAGGCAGCGCTGCGAGGAGTTGGTGCGGCAAGAAGCCAGGCGCATGGCTGAGCGAGGATACCGCAGCAGG CTCTACGGTTACCCAAAAGCAGCGTGGACCTGA
- the GLTP gene encoding glycolipid transfer protein, giving the protein MALLLEHEFRPLPPDGRVETLPFLEAVAHLPPFFDCLGTPIVYSPVKADLAGNIKKIRAVYDSDPAKFKTLQDILQVEKELHGSAWPKTGATLALMWLKRGLKFMLVLLQSISDGERDEEHPNLIRVNALKAYEVSLKKYHGWMLQKLFMGSVYALPYKSDLLKALEKGKEVKEEESIEKIHQFVSRVTPILDAIYEMYAAMNAELSYKA; this is encoded by the exons ATggcgctgctgctggagcacgaGTTCCGGCCGCTGCCGCCCGACGGGCGGGTGGAGACGCTGCCCTTCCTCGAGGCCGTGGCGCACCTGCCGCCATTCTTCG ACTGCCTCGGGACGCCCATCGTGTACTCGCCTGTCAAGGCTGACCTGGCTGGAAACATCAAG AAGATCCGGGCGGTTTACGACTCCGACCCCGCCAAGTTCAAGACGCTGCAGGACATCCTGCAGGTGGAGAAGGAGCTGCACGGCTCGGCCTGGCCCAAGACGGGCGCCACGCTGGCGCTGATGTGGTTGAAGAG GGGCCTGAAGTTcatgctggtgctgctgcagagcatctCCGACGGCGAGCGGGACGAGGAGCACCCGAACCTCATCCGGGTGAACGCCCTGAAGGCTTACGAGGTCTCGCTGAAGAAGTACCACGGCTGGATGCTGCAGAAGCTCTTCATG GGCTCGGTCTACGCGCTCCCGTACAAGTCGGATCTGCTGAAGGCCTTAGAGAAGGGCAAAGAAGtcaaggaggaggagagcatcGAGAAGATCCATCAGTTTGTCTCCAGGGTCACCCCCATCCTGGATGCCATTTACGAGATGTACGCCGCGATGAACGCCGAGCTCAGCTACAAAGCCTGA